The following DNA comes from Malania oleifera isolate guangnan ecotype guangnan chromosome 12, ASM2987363v1, whole genome shotgun sequence.
TCTGTTCTTCGCCTGAGATCCCGAAAATTGGAGAGGGCGTTGAAAAACTTTTGGACCCGGCATATGCGAGGAAGCTCCGCTATTAACATGTTGTTGAGGGAGGGGATGCCATCGGTCAACGATTTGATGCAGTGGCAGGCGAAGCACTAGAACATCTGTGCTCTTAGCAGCGACAATGACGGCGACCTTAATCCCGTCGCAGCACATGGACATCATTTTGTGAGTTCGTTTCTAAAATAttcttttttaattattatttttttcttcacaCAAACATAACAGATAGTATTAACGCCGTTTTCGGCGGGAGAGAGTCATTCAACTGGACGCTACATACCTCGTGACTCGTGTCATAATATGGAAGTGCTGGGCACGTGGAGGGGCCGGCTCCTTTTATAAGTTCCCCACTCCTTCCCTCCTTGTCCGTGTATCAGCCTAATTCCTTCAAGCTTTTCCTCCCTGCTTAACTCTTCAAGGTTCGACCAGTTCATTCATTCTTCGGCGGACAATGACGATAGCCTTGAAGACCTCCGACGGTCAAATATTCGAGGCAGGGGAGGCGGCGGCGACGCAAGCGGGGGTGATCAAGCTCATGATGGAAGACGGCTGCGCCGGCGACATCATCCCCATCCCCAACGTCACCGGCGCCACCCTCTCCAAGGTCCTTCAGTACTGCAAGAGGCACGCTGACGCCGATGCTTCCGCAAGCACATCCGTCGCTGGTTCCGCCGCCGGCGCTCTGGAGTCCTGGGATGCCGACTTCTTGAAAGTCGATCAAAACGCCCTATACGATCTCATCATGGTCAGTATCTCTAATTATCATCTTTCTCGAGATTCAAAATGTTCTTCTGTTGCGTAAAGATTGTTCCTTTgttattaaaaattagaaatccTAATCTGagatttttttcttcttgttaatTTGTGTTTTTTGTTAGGCTGCGAATTACTTGGATGTAAAGGGGCTGCTGGAACTGACGTGCCGAGCGGTGGCGGATATGATAAAGGGGAAGAAGCCGGAGGAGATAAGGAAGATATTTAATATTGAGAAAGATTTCACGCCGGAGGAAGAGGAGGAGGTTCGGCAGGAGAACCAGTGGGCACTCGAGTGAATGAAATTTTGAACACGCGACGGCATAGTTTAATAATTTCATAGTGGCTGATATTAGGGCAGTAATTTTATTAgtagccaattttttttttttggagaaaatttttgtgTAGGTAGCATATTACGATTTAGATATTTGGTGATCGGTAAAACTTTATAAAATTGTTTTTGCTGAGAAATTCATTTAAGTGGatttatttatcattattttttttaaaccttCTTTAgctctttatttattatttaagtatataaatatataaattgcTGTTCAATTTAATTCTCTTTCTTAATGGGTTTTAAAATTTGGAGTAATTTTAAAATTGCTGTTCATTTATTATGGCTTGAAATTTAGTTCAATTTGTAATCAAGAAAATTATTCTACTCAATATGTTATTGTTGTTGCCATCGAGGCCGACCACTAGCTAGAGTGAGGGTTGAAGTTCTTATGCATAATAAACTTTAAATTaactaattatttttatttaaaattaagcGCAATTATTCattcttaattttaaattattatattattaattttaaaaaataaaagtattaatgaaaacaaaagaaaaaaaaatgttaatttttcATTATGTGCTTTCTGaaaaaaatatcttacaattacaCTAAATGAGTTTACATATTTTGAAATATCTCTATAATCAACTTTCTTGTACTGCTATTAAAAATTTCTCTCATTTTAAATGATTAGACAATCATTCATCCAACAATTACAATTTAATATGACTTCTAAATATATCAacttataaaaggaagtcaaaatCCAGCAATCACTAACTAAGTTAAATTCTCTAATAAGAGCAATTAGCTCTAATCCAATAATTGAGGAAGAGATCCACACTGGCTCCTTAAACGCCTAGAGTGATGCACGCTGGCGCTTTAAACCTCCGGAGTGATCCACGCCCTCGCgtcataatgacaaatcactcCAAGGGTAAAACCTTGCCACTATAAATAAGGGTGATGCAAACAAGCCAAGATACTGTTGCATTCAACTTCTTTGAAGCGTTCCcttaggcattagagtgatccTCCGGAGTACACCCCACGTCCTCCAAGCCTGCTATGTTTCCATCATTTTCAGGTCATCGAAAGTCGAAGAGTGACGTCACTAGTCATCACCAATTTTATCCCacaacagttggcgccgtttgTGGGAACTTGCTTATGAGAGGTACTCATCTTACACTCGACCTCCGACATTCAAATAATGTCAACCACTCACGGCTCTAACTCTAGCCCTGTTGCTGGAAAAAAATCACCTTAGTCCATCCACTCCACACCCGCAGAACATTTAGGAGTCACTAGAAAGGAATTTCTTGCCTTCCAAAAGAAGATGGTgaatatgttcaacctactcttgcAGCAAAAGAGTCATGAAGAACATGTCCCCTACCAACAATAGGTTAGCCCTAACCCACTTAAGAAAGCAGAGGAACTAAAGGAGAGTCATGAAAAAATTAATCACACTAAGAAGGTGGAAAATGCAAATAGCATAGGAGTCAATGAGCAAAGATCGTCGGAGTTagaggaaaagattaaaaatgtaacgactcgaataaaatggtagttaaataataaaagaaaagggatatggaactcggaaacagaaggaggtcgtcgactttgtcgatgacattgaactttgggaggGAAAACGGAAAAAGGGCTCagcaggacttcgtcgatgaatacagggggttcgtcgacgaaggcttaagagaattcgtcaatgaacacagagcttcgtcgatgagaaaataccgataGGGGTTATAAggcaacctgaatttcgtcgacgaatacagggtctcgttaatgaaatttgtgaagaactcatCAATGAagaatgggctcgtcgacgaaatcccctgttttatatatacgaaaatccaggaatttcttcatttttaagaaatctctctctctttcctctctctctctctctctctctctctctctctctctctacaactctctctcccttctctcttcgttttcggccccaccagtcgtcggatcaacgatccgaagctactACAACGATCTTGGTGGAGTTCTTTACAAATCTTCCGGGGCGGATTGTCAGGGAAATGAAATTGGATTCCATTCCAAATCCAGGgcaagactttttactcaatttttgaatttgtgatagTTGAGAGAAGTGTTGTAGGCGTTataatattaaagtttaatactgagagttttcgtttccaggggtgttgattggaacgttgggaatcctccataagttgaggtaaggcttttaagcctaatttgacttagtgatagttatagaaaatgttatacgaacgaaaatactgaactttagttctggtgaATTTCATTTTCAAGATATTGAGTTAGAAACCCTACAGGTGTAGGGAAGAGTTCTTAGGGGCTGTtgaggaatcaggtaaggggataaactaagttagtttctttttttgagaaaatgcttatatatatacttatcatttgatttatggaaaacgtatatgtttacatatatatgttttatatttgcaaaatactatgaaaatgatcgtatgttgaatatgtggaaaatctgttgtgtggcatgagtaaaaatgttgtgatatactgttttctgggaatatggatgatatggatttttatgatggaaaacgggcgtacgggccgatatttttatgtaatttaccggcatacgggctgtgctatgtgactgtaatttgccggcgtatgggtcattctatgtgatgtgatttgccggcgtacgagccgtgctatatGGGTGagatttgccaacgtatgggatgtgctatgtgatgtgatttgctagcgtacgagctgtgctaaaatgtgtaataccggcgtacgggccgatgattttcatgatacatgtatatatatgcaaatgatatgaatgatgagaaaatgaatgatatgagatatttatgtatcacaactttagtatatgtatatgatatcagaacttggttggcttggtttaggctagcacttgcacagtaccgttgctatgtgttcatgttcctcgtgatcatgatatctgtgttaatgccgctgtacggagtggtgtgagattggatggtcgatgtggttattttcaagaagtgtgctgttatcacccctggtgtactgaccagtctgggtagacccatcggacctacaaactagactattgacttggcagtggtcggccaaccattgtcaggtcccgcctttgtaccacacaacccagttatgtaaaggtaatacatgacaatagccagctaacctaccaggattgttttatgttattattattattatatgagatgagaaatggttatgagaatgtagtatgttctgccatgtttgatATACTTATATTTTCCTAGaattgataaacagtactgaatatgttatgtatgatattcatgttgccacacactagtattagtttatttcccttactgagaggtgtctcacctctaaaCTTTataatttttcaggagtcccggATAGGAGAGTAGGAAAAGTCCCATTGACACAGTGTGGATTATTAGCCCTTTTTTGGAAGGGtcagtttttggtagggacagttggatttttgtgagaattgtccctagattcattttttgggatgtatatactgagagatagtgtttgcagtactctggtatgtgttatgcacattatgatgagatgtatatgattttatactttctgctgcgtaggcttctgctgtatgttttgttatatccctggtacccacgggtcttgGTGGATGATGACCTGCTGAACTGGATTAtaggatatgtagtattgattttagGATGTGATGacgttataaaaaaaaaatatatgtgaaaaatgagcaggtcgtgacaaaaaagatacaccaaattgagaagatgatgaaagaaggcCAGACCAACCCCTTCTACGAGGAAGCCTTTCTAAGATCCTTGGAGCTACCATTCActaaagaagtgatggaggtcccgcTTGTAACAACCCGGgaaattttaaacaatttaaaataataaggaagatggaaggggaagaaggaataaatttgAAAGGTGGCAGCAATCATTCGTCAATGAATAGActggttttgtcgacgaatgttcttcttaactcgtcaacgagggtacgtgtctcgtcaacgaggaagtATCGAGAGGTGTTTTTCGcatg
Coding sequences within:
- the LOC131144825 gene encoding SKP1-like protein 1B codes for the protein MTIALKTSDGQIFEAGEAAATQAGVIKLMMEDGCAGDIIPIPNVTGATLSKVLQYCKRHADADASASTSVAGSAAGALESWDADFLKVDQNALYDLIMAANYLDVKGLLELTCRAVADMIKGKKPEEIRKIFNIEKDFTPEEEEEVRQENQWALE